A genome region from Verrucomicrobiota bacterium includes the following:
- a CDS encoding FkbM family methyltransferase has product MRRAGLSGASVLKIDTEGAEVRVARGAKSCLAKPSLRLVICEHNRFGLTALGATTAELMREFYAAGFKAFATEDGSNFQEITLDGAFQPCGAWAERFNTDRTDNIFFRR; this is encoded by the coding sequence CTGCGCCGAGCCGGCTTGAGCGGCGCTTCGGTCTTGAAGATCGATACGGAAGGCGCGGAAGTCCGCGTTGCGCGCGGCGCGAAGTCATGTCTTGCCAAGCCCTCGCTGCGGTTGGTGATCTGCGAACACAATCGGTTTGGCCTGACCGCGCTGGGCGCCACGACGGCCGAACTGATGCGGGAATTCTATGCGGCCGGATTCAAGGCTTTCGCAACCGAAGACGGATCGAATTTCCAGGAGATCACCCTCGACGGCGCGTTTCAACCGTGCGGCGCCTGGGCGGAAAGGTTCAACACGGATCGGACCGACAACATCTTCTTCCGTCGCTAA
- a CDS encoding superoxide dismutase produces MAHELPSLPYPKEALEPHFDAQTMEIHHGKHHAAYVTNLNKAIAGNAALESKSIEALISDLAAVPENIRGPVRNNGGGHANHSMFWKLLAPKAGGAPGGKLADDIQAAFGSFDAFKEKFEAAGLGRFGSGWVWLVVNAGKLEIGSTANQDNPIMGKTVAGCEGKPVLGCDVWEHAYYLKYQNRRADYLKAWWNVVNWAEAAKNYDAAKK; encoded by the coding sequence ATGGCACACGAACTCCCTTCCTTACCGTATCCCAAAGAAGCGCTCGAACCGCACTTCGACGCCCAGACCATGGAAATCCACCACGGCAAGCACCACGCCGCTTACGTCACGAACTTGAACAAAGCCATCGCCGGCAACGCCGCGCTGGAAAGCAAATCCATCGAAGCGCTTATCAGCGACCTCGCGGCGGTCCCGGAGAACATCCGCGGCCCGGTGCGCAACAACGGCGGCGGCCACGCCAACCATTCGATGTTCTGGAAACTTCTCGCGCCGAAAGCCGGCGGCGCGCCCGGCGGCAAGCTGGCCGACGACATCCAGGCCGCGTTTGGCAGTTTCGACGCGTTCAAGGAGAAATTTGAGGCGGCAGGTCTGGGACGATTCGGCAGCGGCTGGGTTTGGCTCGTCGTCAACGCGGGAAAACTTGAGATTGGTTCCACCGCCAATCAGGACAATCCAATCATGGGCAAAACCGTCGCCGGCTGCGAAGGCAAACCGGTGCTCGGCTGCGACGTTTGGGAGCACGCCTACTATCTCAAATACCAGAATCGCCGCGCTGATTACCTGAAAGCCTGGTGGAACGTCGTGAATTGGGCTGAGGCGGCGAAGAATTACGACGCGGCGAAAAAGTAG
- a CDS encoding Uma2 family endonuclease, with the protein MTTTIQSLRKSARLREAPPLENGARLSSREFLRRYEAMPDLKKAELVKGVVYMPSPVTVDHSKPDNLVQIWLGFYAVKTPGVECFANTTVIPGPANTPQPDACLCLKPGRGGQTRINEKKYLVGAPELVAEIAASSASLDLGDKLEAYAMAGVREYLVWRTLEQGFDWFALEDADYVAVKPKAHGLIRSRCFPGLVLDVNALLTQDGSKVLATLQRGLATAAHRTFVASLR; encoded by the coding sequence ATGACGACGACGATCCAATCCCTTCGCAAAAGCGCGCGTTTGAGAGAGGCGCCGCCGTTGGAGAACGGCGCAAGGCTGAGTTCACGCGAATTCCTGCGCCGCTACGAAGCGATGCCCGATCTAAAGAAAGCGGAACTCGTCAAAGGAGTTGTCTATATGCCTTCGCCAGTCACTGTTGATCACAGCAAGCCCGATAACCTGGTCCAAATTTGGCTCGGGTTTTATGCGGTCAAGACGCCGGGAGTGGAGTGCTTCGCCAACACGACCGTCATCCCCGGGCCCGCGAATACCCCGCAACCTGACGCATGTCTCTGCCTCAAGCCAGGACGTGGTGGCCAAACTCGGATCAACGAAAAGAAATATCTCGTCGGCGCTCCTGAGCTTGTGGCGGAAATCGCAGCAAGCAGCGCCAGCCTGGATCTCGGCGATAAGCTGGAAGCCTACGCCATGGCTGGGGTCCGCGAATACCTGGTCTGGCGCACACTGGAACAAGGGTTTGACTGGTTCGCGCTGGAGGATGCCGACTACGTGGCCGTCAAACCCAAGGCGCACGGACTGATTCGCAGCCGCTGTTTTCCAGGCCTGGTTCTGGACGTGAACGCGTTGCTGACGCAGGACGGCTCCAAAGTGCTTGCGACGCTGCAGCGCGGGCTTGCCACCGCGGCGCACCGGACGTTCGTCGCAAGCCTGCGCTGA